One genomic region from Phragmites australis chromosome 1, lpPhrAust1.1, whole genome shotgun sequence encodes:
- the LOC133927511 gene encoding uncharacterized protein LOC133927511 codes for MAMADVVEAPPTPEYGGGESGRSSPSPAASPEFEFWMVGKNPSSFPSPALLTADELFSGGVVLPLHTVQVSPLDGDCEGEHGADVNDSDSAALALPEAQGEATQPLAESGIAPTPDLPAVTFKWKDIFKAGGGGEPKDRKKVERRVSSVSGNAELININIWPFSRSRSAGAAGSFSRAKPNPNPIANGHANASIANGHANASIVTAPAAPAPAGRKVSSAPCSRSNSRGESSGPGPVIPAAAAAADAAVAQAGPLPATTSMLRRWVPGQGRNNTGPGATGIRLGRANPVWQLRRNKLQQAAAEQKQAGSKKKAVPAAATSDEEAAPNVSAPTAGCRNNAGCPDGSEEGNPPQGLFGLRTYFSKKVY; via the exons A TGGCAATGGCGGACGTCGTGGAGGCGCCTCCTACTCCGGAGTACGGCGGCGGCGAATCCGGGAGGTCCTCGCCGTCCCCGGCCGCGTCGCCGGAGTTCGAGTTCTGGATGGTGGGCAAGAACCCGTCCTCGTTCCCGTCCCCGGCTCTGCTCACGGCCGACGAGCTCTTCTCCGGCGGCGTCGTGCTCCCGCTCCACACCGTCCAGGTGTCTCCTCTTGACGGCGACTGCGAGGGTGAGCACGGCGCCGACGTGAATGACTCAGACTCCGCTGCCCTTGCGCTGCCCGAAGCACAAGGGGAGGCCACGCAGCCGCTTGCGGAGTCCGGCATCGCGCCGACGCCGGACCTCCCGGCGGTGACGTTCAAGTGGAAGGACATCTTCaaggcgggaggcggcggcgagcccAAGGACCGCAAGAAGGTGGAGCGGCGTGTGAGCAGCGTCAGCGGGAACGCCGAGCTGATTAACATCAACATATGGCCATTCTCCAGGAGCCGCTCCGCCGGCGCAGCTGGCTCCTTCAGCAGGGCCAAGCCAAATCCAAATCCCATTGCCAACGGCCACGCCAATGCCAGCATTGCCAACGGCCACGCCAATGCCAGCATCGTCACCGCTCCGGCTGCACCCGCACCAGCCGGTCGCAAGGTGAGCAGCGCTCCGTGCTCCCGTAGCAACTCCCGCGGTGAGTCCTCCGGACCTGGTCCGGTCATtcccgccgccgctgcagcaGCAGATGCGGCGGTGGCCCAGGCGGGGCCGTtgcccgccaccacctccaTGTTGAGGAGGTGGGTGCCCGGACAGGGCCGTAATAATACAGGCCCCGGCGCCACCGGCATCCGCCTCGGCCGCGCCAACCCCGTCTGGCAGCTCAGGCGCAACAAGCTGCAGCAAGCCGCCGCCGAGCAGAAGCAGGCCGGTTCGAAGAAGAAggccgtccccgccgccgcgaCCAGCGACGAGGAGGCTGCACCGAACGTGAGCGCTCCGACGGCCGGCTGCCGGAACAATGCGGGGTGCCCGGATGGCAGCGAGGAAGGGAACCCGCCGCAGGGGCTGTTCGGCCTCCGGACCTACTTCTCCAAGAAGGTGTACTGA